The Synchiropus splendidus isolate RoL2022-P1 chromosome 1, RoL_Sspl_1.0, whole genome shotgun sequence genome includes a window with the following:
- the klhl26 gene encoding kelch-like protein 26 isoform X1, whose protein sequence is MAESDGGDFASNHPQSSMANKNSTLRCTFSAPSHSATLLQGLSVLRAQGQLLDVVLAINEERFQVHKAVLAACSDYFRAMFTGGMRESNQSTIELKGLSARGLKHIIDFAYSSEVTLDLDCIQDVLGAAVFLQMVPVVELCEEFLKSAMSVETCLHIGQMATTFSLSSLKESVDAFTFHHFLQISKEEDFLHIPMERLVFFLKSNKLKNCSEIDLFHAAIRWLRHDECRRAEASNVLCHVRFPLMRSSELVDNIQTVDIMVEDMLCRQYLLEAFNYQILPFRQHEMQCPRTLIRSDVMSLITFGGTPYTDNDRTVSTKVFFLPDLASRQFKELTEMETACSHACVAVLDNFVYVVGGQHLQYRSGEGAVDMCYRFDPHLSQWLRIQPMQEARIQFQLNVLHGLLYATGGRNRSGSLSSVECYCPKKNEWTYVEPLKRRIWGHAGSPCGDKLYVSGGYGISLDDKKTLHSYDPATDQWDFRAPMNKPRVLHAMISCGDRVYALGGRMDNVDRCFDVLDVEYYVPESDQWTTVTPMRAGQSEAGCCLLDRKIFIVGGYNWHLNNVTSIVQVYNTDTDEWERDLHFPESFAGIACTPVILPQSTTQR, encoded by the exons ATGGCAGAATCGGATGGTGGCGATTTTGCTTCGAATCATCCACAGAGCAG TATGGCAAACAAGAATAGCACCCTGCGCTGCACCTTCTCAGCTCCGAGCCACAGTGCCACCCTCCTCCAGGGCCTGTCGGTCTTGAGGGCTCAGGGTCAACTACTAGACGTCGTGCTGGCCATCAATGAGGAGCGATTCCAGGTCCACAAAGCTGTGCTGGCTGCTTGTAGTGATTATTTCAG GGCTATGTTTACTGGAGGCATGAGGGAGTCGAATCAAAGCACCATCGAGCTGAAGGGTTTGTCCGCCCGAGGGCTCAAGCACATCATTGACTTTGCCTACAGTTCAGAGGTCACATTAGACCTGGACTGCATCCAGGATGTCCTCGGTGCAGCCGTCTTTCTCCAGATGGTGCCGGTCGTGGAGCTGTGCGAAGAGTTCCTGAAGTCCGCGATGAGCGTGGAGACGTGTTTGCACATCGGCCAGATGGCCACCACCTTCAGCCTGTCCTCTCTTAAGGAGTCGGTGGACGCCTTCACCTTTCACCACTTCCTGCAGATATCCAAGGAAGAGGACTTCCTGCACATTCCCATGGAGCGCCTTGTTTTCTTCCTGAAGAGCAACAAGCTGAAGAACTGCAGTGAGATCGACCTCTTCCATGCCGCCATCAGATGGCTCCGCCACGACGAGTGTCGTCGCGCCGAGGCCAGCAACGTCCTCTGCCATGTCCGCTTCCCGCTCATGCGCTCTTCCGAGCTGGTGGACAACATTCAAACGGTGGATATCATGGTGGAGGACATGTTGTGCCGCCAGTACTTACTAGAAGCCTTCAATTACCAGATTCTTCCCTTCCGACAACACGAAATGCAGTGTCCTCGGACCCTCATTCGCTCCGATGTCATGTCCCTGATAACGTTTGGGGGTACACCGTACACCGACAACGACCGCACGGTGAGCACCAAAGTCTTCTTCCTGCCAGACCTCGCCTCTCGCCAGTTCAAAGAGCTCACAGAAATGGAGACGGCGTGCAGCCATGCCTGCGTGGCTGTTCTCGATAACTTTGTTTACGTGGTCGGGGGACAGCACTTGCAGTATCGCAGCGGCGAGGGCGCCGTGGACATGTGTTACCGCTTTGACCCTCACCTGAGTCAATGGCTGCGCATCCAACCGATGCAGGAAGCACGGATTCAATTCCAGCTGAATGTGCTGCATGGACTATTATATGCCACCGGAGGGCGCAATCGTTCCGGTAGTCTGTCGTCGGTGGAGTGCTATTGTCCAAAGAAGAACGAGTGGACCTATGTGGAGCCGTTAAAACGCAGGATATGGGGTCATGCGGGCTCCCCGTGCGGAGACAAGCTGTACGTCTCCGGTGGTTACGGCATATCCTTGGACGATAAGAAGACCCTTCATTCCTACGACCCGGCCACCGATCAGTGGGACTTCAGGGCTCCCATGAACAAACCCAGAGTTCTGCACGCCATGATCAGCTGCGGGGACCGGGTCTACGCCCTGGGGGGTCGGATGGACAACGTGGACCGCTGCTTTGACGTGCTGGATGTGGAGTATTATGTTCCGGAGAGCGACCAGTGGACCACTGTCACCCCCATGAGGGCGGGTCAGTCTGAGGCGGGGTGCTGCCTCCTAGACAGGAAGATCTTCATTGTTGGAGGCTACAACTGGCACCTGAATAACGTCACGAGCATCGTCCAGGTTTACAACACTGACACCGATGAGTGGGAGAGAGACTTGCACTTCCCCGAGTCCTTTGCTGGAATTGCCTGTACCCCAGTTATACTTCCACAAAGCACCACGCAACGCTGA
- the klhl26 gene encoding kelch-like protein 26 isoform X2, with amino-acid sequence MAESDGGDFASNHPQSRAMFTGGMRESNQSTIELKGLSARGLKHIIDFAYSSEVTLDLDCIQDVLGAAVFLQMVPVVELCEEFLKSAMSVETCLHIGQMATTFSLSSLKESVDAFTFHHFLQISKEEDFLHIPMERLVFFLKSNKLKNCSEIDLFHAAIRWLRHDECRRAEASNVLCHVRFPLMRSSELVDNIQTVDIMVEDMLCRQYLLEAFNYQILPFRQHEMQCPRTLIRSDVMSLITFGGTPYTDNDRTVSTKVFFLPDLASRQFKELTEMETACSHACVAVLDNFVYVVGGQHLQYRSGEGAVDMCYRFDPHLSQWLRIQPMQEARIQFQLNVLHGLLYATGGRNRSGSLSSVECYCPKKNEWTYVEPLKRRIWGHAGSPCGDKLYVSGGYGISLDDKKTLHSYDPATDQWDFRAPMNKPRVLHAMISCGDRVYALGGRMDNVDRCFDVLDVEYYVPESDQWTTVTPMRAGQSEAGCCLLDRKIFIVGGYNWHLNNVTSIVQVYNTDTDEWERDLHFPESFAGIACTPVILPQSTTQR; translated from the exons ATGGCAGAATCGGATGGTGGCGATTTTGCTTCGAATCATCCACAGAGCAG GGCTATGTTTACTGGAGGCATGAGGGAGTCGAATCAAAGCACCATCGAGCTGAAGGGTTTGTCCGCCCGAGGGCTCAAGCACATCATTGACTTTGCCTACAGTTCAGAGGTCACATTAGACCTGGACTGCATCCAGGATGTCCTCGGTGCAGCCGTCTTTCTCCAGATGGTGCCGGTCGTGGAGCTGTGCGAAGAGTTCCTGAAGTCCGCGATGAGCGTGGAGACGTGTTTGCACATCGGCCAGATGGCCACCACCTTCAGCCTGTCCTCTCTTAAGGAGTCGGTGGACGCCTTCACCTTTCACCACTTCCTGCAGATATCCAAGGAAGAGGACTTCCTGCACATTCCCATGGAGCGCCTTGTTTTCTTCCTGAAGAGCAACAAGCTGAAGAACTGCAGTGAGATCGACCTCTTCCATGCCGCCATCAGATGGCTCCGCCACGACGAGTGTCGTCGCGCCGAGGCCAGCAACGTCCTCTGCCATGTCCGCTTCCCGCTCATGCGCTCTTCCGAGCTGGTGGACAACATTCAAACGGTGGATATCATGGTGGAGGACATGTTGTGCCGCCAGTACTTACTAGAAGCCTTCAATTACCAGATTCTTCCCTTCCGACAACACGAAATGCAGTGTCCTCGGACCCTCATTCGCTCCGATGTCATGTCCCTGATAACGTTTGGGGGTACACCGTACACCGACAACGACCGCACGGTGAGCACCAAAGTCTTCTTCCTGCCAGACCTCGCCTCTCGCCAGTTCAAAGAGCTCACAGAAATGGAGACGGCGTGCAGCCATGCCTGCGTGGCTGTTCTCGATAACTTTGTTTACGTGGTCGGGGGACAGCACTTGCAGTATCGCAGCGGCGAGGGCGCCGTGGACATGTGTTACCGCTTTGACCCTCACCTGAGTCAATGGCTGCGCATCCAACCGATGCAGGAAGCACGGATTCAATTCCAGCTGAATGTGCTGCATGGACTATTATATGCCACCGGAGGGCGCAATCGTTCCGGTAGTCTGTCGTCGGTGGAGTGCTATTGTCCAAAGAAGAACGAGTGGACCTATGTGGAGCCGTTAAAACGCAGGATATGGGGTCATGCGGGCTCCCCGTGCGGAGACAAGCTGTACGTCTCCGGTGGTTACGGCATATCCTTGGACGATAAGAAGACCCTTCATTCCTACGACCCGGCCACCGATCAGTGGGACTTCAGGGCTCCCATGAACAAACCCAGAGTTCTGCACGCCATGATCAGCTGCGGGGACCGGGTCTACGCCCTGGGGGGTCGGATGGACAACGTGGACCGCTGCTTTGACGTGCTGGATGTGGAGTATTATGTTCCGGAGAGCGACCAGTGGACCACTGTCACCCCCATGAGGGCGGGTCAGTCTGAGGCGGGGTGCTGCCTCCTAGACAGGAAGATCTTCATTGTTGGAGGCTACAACTGGCACCTGAATAACGTCACGAGCATCGTCCAGGTTTACAACACTGACACCGATGAGTGGGAGAGAGACTTGCACTTCCCCGAGTCCTTTGCTGGAATTGCCTGTACCCCAGTTATACTTCCACAAAGCACCACGCAACGCTGA